The window GGAGCCGCTTCTTCGCCGCCGAAGTTGAAGATGAACGTGCCGAGCAGCGAGTGCGAGGACACGTCTGCATCGAAGGTACGACCAACGGTGTCGATGTACTGAACATCAGTCACCTTGTGGTACTTGTACTTCAGCGAAACGTCGATGCTGTCGGTCAGCGGAGCGTAAAGCTGGCCGATCGCCTGCCATGCGAAGTTCGCGTCATCATCGTCCAGGAAGCCCGGGCCGGTGGAGTAGGTGCGGACATCGTTGAAGCCAGCGTTGGTGATGCCTACACCGCCGCCGATTGCGACGCCGATGCCATCATTGCCGCCAAGGTCGAGCAGGGCATTGAACATACCGCTCCACTGCGAGCCATTACCGCCGACCGGGGTCTGGAAACCACCGACGAGGTTCGAAGCGGCATCAACGGGAACACCCACGAATGCAGCATCGACCGCATCGATGTCGAATTCGCGATAGGCGCCTTCGACTTCGAAACGCACCGGACCAGCATCGTAGCCGAGAACCAGTTCACCTTCCCAACCATGGTCAAGCTCAAGGATGATTTCATCCAGGCCATCATCGAGGTCGATATCTTCCGGCGAAACGACACCGAAGCCGGCGCCGAAGTAGAATTCGCCATCCCGCGCCGCAGCAGGCGTGGCGATGCACGCTGTCCCGGCGAGGAGGGCGATGGTAACTTTTTTCATCAGGTATTCCCCCAATTAACACGAATTACGAATCGATGCGCAGTAACTGCCAATCGAACCGGACTGACAATGCCACACACTTGCGGGGGGTGTTAACCCAAAACCGCACGCGAAGCCAATGTTTCACAACAGTTGTAGCTGTCCGTCCACACTTGGGCGCCGAAAATTACCCGTTTCGAGGTAAAAATTTTGTTTTTTTACACAATTTTTGCGGCAGGCGACCCGGAATCGGGTCCGAAAAAGCTCTGCCCAGACCCCGCTTGGCCTCAGTCGGCTGAAAAATTCGGGGTCATTATCGCGCCCGTTGCGGATCGATCGCACGATGCTCATCACCTTTGATGCGCGATCCGGAAAGTGAACGTCCAGCCATTCGCGAAACAAGGGCGCGACTTCATGCGGTAGGCGCAAGGGTATCCAGCCAATGCTCCCAACGCCCGAGGATGCAGCTTCCGCAATAATCTCTTCCATGAAGGAATCGGTGATCGCCGGTATGATCGGCGCAATTGAGCAATGCGTTGGAACGCCCTGATCAGCCAGCACTTTGAGCGCCGTCATGCGCTTGGCCGGGGCGGCTGCCCGCGGTTCCAGCTTGCCGGACAAGACGGGATCGAGGCTCGTCACGGATATCGCCACGGCGACGAGCTGATGCCGCGCCATCTTCGTAAGCAGCTCCAGATCCTGAAGGACCCGGTCGGACTTGGTGGTAATGGTCACCGGATGGCGGCAGTCGAGGCAGATTTCGAGCAGCTGGCGGGTGATGCGGTAGCGCTTTTCGATCGGCTGATAGGGATCGGTGTTGGTCCCCATTGCGATGGGTTTCGGAACATATTTGGGCCGCGCAAGCGTTTCTCGCAGCAAGCGAGGGGCATCGGGCTTGGCGAAAAGCTTCGTTTCAAAATCCAGGCCAGGCGAAAGATCGTGATAGGCATGGGTGGGGCGCGCAAAACAATAGACGCACCCATGTTCGCATCCACGGTAGGCGTTGATCGAACGATCGAAGAAGATGTCTGGCGATTGGTTGAACGAAAGGATTGTTTTTGGATGCTCTTCAGTCACCTGCGTCTGGAGTTTTAGCGGCGGACCATCGAGTTGCTCCATCGCGTCGCGCCAGTCGCCATCCGCATCCCGTTGTGCAAGTCCAAAGCGATCCGGCACGACCGCTGACTGGGCACCGCGCCCCTTTATGGTCTCATGCTTGAGCATGGAACATAAATAGAACAAAGGTGGATTGTGGGCAAGCCTTGATGTGGCTCAGGCCCGTTGCCGCTTCGTGGCCCCTTAGCGCTCGTTCAACCGCGGCATCAGTTGCACAAAATTGCAGGGCCGGTTTCGGCTATCCAATTGCTCTCGCAAGATGCGATCCCAACCGTCCTTGACCGCACCATTCGATCCGGGAAGCGCAAAGATATAGGTCCCGCCCGCGAGCACGGCGCAGGCGCGCGACTGGATGGTCGATGTGCCGATCAGATCGAAGCTGATCCAGCGGAAAAGCTCCCCGAAGCCCGGGATATCCTTGTCTTTCACCAAATCGAGCGCTTCGGGCGTGACATCGCGGCCGGTCAGACCTGTGCCGCCGGTTGTGATCACCGCATCGACGTCGGAATTCTTGATCCATTCCCGCAGCTGGTCGGCGATTATCTCCGCGTCGTCTCTGACGATCGCTCGCTCAGCCAAGCGATGTCCGCTGTCGGTAATTCGCTTTGCCAAAA is drawn from Aurantiacibacter sp. MUD61 and contains these coding sequences:
- the moaB gene encoding molybdenum cofactor biosynthesis protein B; the protein is MAIDETREFVPITIALLTISDTRTPEDDTSGDILAKRITDSGHRLAERAIVRDDAEIIADQLREWIKNSDVDAVITTGGTGLTGRDVTPEALDLVKDKDIPGFGELFRWISFDLIGTSTIQSRACAVLAGGTYIFALPGSNGAVKDGWDRILREQLDSRNRPCNFVQLMPRLNER
- a CDS encoding OmpA family protein — protein: MKKVTIALLAGTACIATPAAARDGEFYFGAGFGVVSPEDIDLDDGLDEIILELDHGWEGELVLGYDAGPVRFEVEGAYREFDIDAVDAAFVGVPVDAASNLVGGFQTPVGGNGSQWSGMFNALLDLGGNDGIGVAIGGGVGITNAGFNDVRTYSTGPGFLDDDDANFAWQAIGQLYAPLTDSIDVSLKYKYHKVTDVQYIDTVGRTFDADVSSHSLLGTFIFNFGGEEAAPPPPPPPPPPPPPPPPPPPPPPPPPPVVECNTGPYIVFFDWDESDITPEAATVLNSAVTAYGDCGTARIMLAGHTDTSGPADYNVGLSERRNESVQAYLTSRGIPASRIMSEAFGESDLRVPTANGVRELQNRRVEITYGPNSGM
- a CDS encoding PA0069 family radical SAM protein, with amino-acid sequence MLKHETIKGRGAQSAVVPDRFGLAQRDADGDWRDAMEQLDGPPLKLQTQVTEEHPKTILSFNQSPDIFFDRSINAYRGCEHGCVYCFARPTHAYHDLSPGLDFETKLFAKPDAPRLLRETLARPKYVPKPIAMGTNTDPYQPIEKRYRITRQLLEICLDCRHPVTITTKSDRVLQDLELLTKMARHQLVAVAISVTSLDPVLSGKLEPRAAAPAKRMTALKVLADQGVPTHCSIAPIIPAITDSFMEEIIAEAASSGVGSIGWIPLRLPHEVAPLFREWLDVHFPDRASKVMSIVRSIRNGRDNDPEFFSRLRPSGVWAELFRTRFRVACRKNCVKKQNFYLETGNFRRPSVDGQLQLL